From Helicobacter anatolicus, the proteins below share one genomic window:
- the panB gene encoding 3-methyl-2-oxobutanoate hydroxymethyltransferase, whose product MQTTITTLQKKKNQEKITAITAYDALFGKIFDGEVDFILVGDSLSQSFGGNKDTLAIGIDEMIYHTKAVCNGVQKSLVVGDMSFGSYQNEKQAIFNAVRFYKETQAGAIKLEGGANRAHIIKAIVNEGIAVMGHIGLMPQFARSEGGYKIKGKDEASSTRLKEEALMLQESGAFAIVLEGIKHEVATEITKILKIPTIGIGSGVNCDGQILVWSDAFGFFNDFQPKFVRRYLQGAQLLKDAIKEYVNDVKTMNFPSLDESY is encoded by the coding sequence ATGCAAACAACAATTACAACTTTGCAAAAAAAGAAGAATCAAGAAAAAATTACAGCAATTACGGCTTATGATGCCTTATTTGGCAAGATTTTTGATGGTGAAGTAGATTTTATTTTGGTAGGCGATAGTCTTTCACAAAGTTTTGGTGGCAATAAAGATACTTTGGCAATAGGTATTGATGAGATGATTTATCATACCAAGGCAGTTTGCAATGGTGTGCAAAAGTCTCTTGTTGTTGGGGACATGAGCTTTGGAAGCTATCAAAATGAAAAACAAGCCATTTTTAATGCGGTGCGATTTTATAAAGAAACGCAAGCAGGTGCAATTAAATTGGAGGGTGGTGCAAATCGTGCGCATATTATTAAGGCTATTGTAAATGAGGGAATTGCAGTAATGGGGCATATTGGTTTGATGCCACAATTTGCAAGAAGTGAAGGAGGGTATAAAATTAAAGGTAAAGATGAAGCGAGTAGCACCCGTTTAAAAGAAGAAGCACTGATGTTGCAGGAATCAGGAGCTTTTGCAATTGTATTAGAGGGAATAAAACATGAAGTGGCTACAGAAATCACAAAAATACTAAAAATTCCTACTATTGGTATTGGTAGTGGGGTAAATTGTGATGGACAAATTCTAGTGTGGAGTGATGCATTTGGATTTTTTAATGATTTTCAACCAAAGTTTGTGCGTCGCTATTTACAAGGAGCGCAATTACTTAAAGATGCAATTAAAGAGTACGTAAATGATGTAAAGACAATGAATTTTCCTAGTCTTGATGAAAGTTATTAA
- a CDS encoding HlyD family secretion protein, with product MVEKIILIVILFFIILWLGITFYRAYETKPQYLQGQITAKEYSVSSKLAGRVENLKVKKGDFVNKGDLIYQINSPEVNAKLTQAQAGYEAAKALSEETKKGSREETIISAKDVWSSAKAMTELTQKTYDRIAELYKSGVVSLQKRDEAYAAYQSAKYNENVAYQQYKIALDGARDETKKAAFEKQKAAEGQVSEVEAYLKDINAYAPISGEVSNVLLHDGELSPSGFPVVLLIDTKDIWLRFSVNEQYLPKFQKDSVFEGYIPALDRTIQFKVRYISVMGDFATWKATANGKGYDMKSYEIEAVPLEEIEEWRVGMSVLIKVF from the coding sequence GTGGTTGAAAAAATCATACTTATTGTAATTTTATTTTTTATTATACTTTGGTTAGGAATCACATTTTATCGTGCCTATGAAACTAAACCTCAATATTTGCAAGGTCAAATCACTGCAAAAGAATATAGTGTAAGCTCCAAACTTGCAGGAAGAGTAGAAAATCTCAAAGTAAAAAAGGGTGATTTTGTCAACAAAGGAGATTTAATCTATCAAATCAACAGTCCAGAAGTAAATGCCAAACTTACACAAGCGCAAGCAGGATATGAAGCAGCAAAAGCCCTAAGCGAAGAAACAAAAAAAGGTTCCCGAGAAGAAACTATCATTTCTGCAAAAGATGTTTGGTCTTCTGCAAAGGCTATGACAGAACTCACACAAAAAACCTATGACCGAATCGCTGAACTCTATAAAAGCGGTGTGGTAAGCTTGCAAAAAAGAGATGAAGCATATGCGGCCTATCAAAGTGCAAAATACAATGAAAATGTTGCTTATCAGCAATATAAAATTGCTCTTGATGGCGCAAGAGATGAAACCAAAAAAGCAGCCTTTGAAAAACAAAAAGCTGCAGAAGGACAAGTAAGTGAAGTAGAAGCCTACCTAAAGGATATCAATGCTTATGCACCAATTAGTGGAGAAGTAAGTAATGTTTTATTACATGATGGCGAGCTAAGCCCTAGTGGTTTCCCCGTCGTGCTTCTTATTGATACCAAAGATATTTGGTTAAGATTTAGTGTTAATGAACAATATCTCCCTAAATTCCAAAAAGATTCTGTTTTTGAAGGTTATATACCAGCACTTGATAGAACTATCCAGTTTAAAGTGCGTTATATCTCTGTAATGGGGGATTTTGCAACATGGAAAGCAACTGCAAATGGCAAGGGCTATGATATGAAAAGCTATGAAATTGAAGCAGTACCTCTTGAAGAAATTGAAGAATGGCGCGTGGGAATGAGCGTACTTATTAAGGTATTTTAA
- a CDS encoding ABC transporter permease: protein MQILANILLRNKFLCFLYLIAPLLFGGIIYNIFKDATPRQLPIGILDYDKSTLSEEIIYNITHSPTLKPTNFYHSIKEAQEDLSTTKIYALVVIPQDMQKKIKMGVMQEITFYYNSQFILIGKTLDNAMLQIIALSNIKLQTGKNLIQVKNLQAAMGKSAPILPHINALFNPKNSYIQFLGTLILPCIWQILLALGLLNLLSYPIKNSGDFFMRFGFNLLIFMFWGMVMIYFFNTLKFPLVGNISLIFFALLILGISISAIVAFLQSIFLNATKSISLIAAYTAPSLAFAGVTYPQSAMDSFALFWSHILPISYFMELYFQQAHYGGDILEGFFILAKMLPFLLFLPAAWLIYKIKGKI, encoded by the coding sequence ATGCAGATTCTTGCAAATATTTTACTGCGTAATAAATTTTTATGCTTTCTCTACCTTATTGCCCCATTGCTTTTTGGGGGGATTATCTACAACATTTTCAAAGATGCTACTCCAAGACAATTACCTATAGGAATTCTTGATTATGACAAAAGTACATTGTCTGAAGAAATTATCTATAATATCACACACTCCCCCACCTTAAAACCTACAAATTTTTATCACTCTATCAAAGAAGCGCAAGAAGATCTAAGCACTACCAAAATTTATGCCCTTGTAGTGATTCCACAAGATATGCAAAAAAAAATCAAAATGGGCGTGATGCAAGAAATCACTTTTTATTACAACTCACAATTTATCTTAATTGGCAAAACGCTTGATAATGCAATGCTGCAAATCATTGCATTAAGCAACATCAAACTACAAACGGGAAAAAATCTCATTCAAGTTAAAAATCTACAAGCTGCGATGGGAAAAAGTGCACCAATCTTGCCACATATCAACGCGCTTTTTAATCCCAAAAATAGCTATATACAATTTTTAGGAACTTTAATTTTGCCCTGTATTTGGCAGATTCTCCTAGCCTTAGGATTGTTAAATCTTTTATCTTATCCCATTAAAAATAGTGGTGATTTTTTTATGCGTTTTGGATTCAATCTCTTGATTTTTATGTTTTGGGGCATGGTAATGATTTATTTTTTCAACACTCTAAAATTTCCGCTTGTAGGTAATATTTCACTAATTTTCTTTGCTCTTTTAATTTTGGGAATCTCTATTAGTGCAATTGTGGCATTTTTGCAAAGCATTTTTTTAAATGCCACAAAATCTATCAGCCTTATTGCTGCTTATACCGCACCAAGTCTAGCTTTTGCAGGAGTTACCTACCCACAAAGTGCAATGGATAGCTTTGCACTTTTTTGGAGCCATATTTTGCCTATTTCTTATTTTATGGAACTTTATTTCCAACAAGCCCACTATGGCGGTGATATTTTAGAAGGATTTTTTATCCTTGCAAAGATGTTGCCATTTTTACTTTTTTTACCCGCTGCTTGGTTGATTTATAAAATCAAAGGAAAAATATGA
- a CDS encoding ribosome maturation factor RimP, with protein sequence MTQELENKIERMIESLGYVLYDIAFLKENDSHILRISITNKENKITLDMCQEVSEVLSPLLDVEILDEKSYFLEVSSPGVERILKTSRHFLLSLNQKVQVRLDNKEEFEAILKDYQDEKVVFEINGDTKSFDLKALKKVKTILEW encoded by the coding sequence ATCACACAAGAATTAGAAAATAAAATTGAAAGAATGATAGAAAGTTTGGGTTATGTGCTTTATGATATTGCATTTTTAAAGGAAAATGATTCTCATATTTTGCGTATTAGTATTACAAATAAAGAAAATAAAATTACCTTAGATATGTGTCAAGAAGTAAGTGAAGTGTTATCTCCTTTATTAGATGTGGAAATTTTGGATGAAAAAAGTTATTTTTTGGAGGTGAGTTCCCCAGGAGTGGAGCGCATATTAAAAACCTCTAGACATTTTTTATTGTCCCTCAATCAAAAAGTGCAGGTAAGATTGGACAATAAAGAAGAATTTGAGGCGATTTTAAAAGATTATCAAGATGAAAAAGTAGTTTTTGAAATCAACGGAGATACAAAGAGTTTTGATTTAAAAGCGTTAAAAAAAGTTAAAACAATATTGGAGTGGTGA
- the ruvB gene encoding Holliday junction branch migration DNA helicase RuvB: MEKNTLDTRLVNVEKISFEEKEEFSLRPSQWEDYIGQEQIKKNLDIFIKASKKRGECLDHILFFGPPGLGKTTLSYIIATQMGANIKVTAAPMIEKSGDLAAIMTNLAEGDILFIDEIHRLSPAIEEILYPAMEDFRLDIIIGSGPAAQTIKIDLPRFTLIGATTRAGMLSNPLRDRFGMNFRMEFYSVEELGLIIERAAKRFQKSIDEKSALEIAKRSRGTPRIALRLLKRVRDFSDVGNEKSISLATTQYALNELGINTLGFDMLDLRYLEILRSAKGRPIGLSTIAAAMSEDEGTIEEAIEPYLLANGYIEKTAKGRIATNKIFNVLK; encoded by the coding sequence ATGGAAAAAAATACGCTTGACACACGATTGGTGAATGTTGAGAAAATTTCCTTTGAAGAAAAAGAGGAATTTTCTTTGCGTCCTAGTCAATGGGAAGATTATATAGGTCAAGAACAAATTAAGAAAAATTTGGATATTTTTATCAAGGCTAGTAAAAAGCGGGGAGAATGTTTAGATCATATTTTATTTTTTGGACCTCCTGGGCTTGGTAAAACAACACTAAGCTATATTATTGCTACACAAATGGGAGCAAATATTAAAGTTACTGCGGCACCAATGATTGAGAAGTCTGGAGATTTGGCAGCTATTATGACTAATCTTGCAGAAGGAGATATTTTATTTATTGATGAAATTCATCGCCTAAGTCCTGCGATCGAAGAAATTCTTTATCCTGCAATGGAGGATTTTAGGTTAGATATTATTATTGGTTCTGGTCCTGCAGCACAGACTATTAAGATTGATCTTCCACGTTTTACACTTATTGGAGCAACAACTAGGGCGGGAATGTTAAGTAATCCTTTGCGTGATCGATTTGGTATGAATTTTAGAATGGAGTTTTATAGTGTTGAGGAATTGGGGTTGATTATTGAGCGTGCAGCCAAGCGTTTTCAAAAAAGTATTGATGAAAAAAGTGCTTTGGAGATTGCTAAACGCTCTAGAGGCACACCTCGCATTGCATTGCGGCTACTTAAGAGGGTAAGAGATTTTTCAGATGTAGGTAATGAGAAGAGTATTAGTCTTGCTACCACGCAATATGCACTTAATGAATTAGGAATCAATACCTTAGGTTTTGATATGCTAGATTTGAGATATTTAGAAATTTTAAGAAGCGCAAAAGGAAGACCTATTGGTTTATCTACTATTGCTGCTGCAATGAGTGAGGATGAGGGGACGATTGAGGAGGCGATTGAACCATATTTATTAGCAAATGGATATATCGAAAAAACTGCAAAAGGCAGAATTGCTACAAATAAAATTTTTAATGTGCTAAAATAG
- the rbfA gene encoding 30S ribosome-binding factor RbfA has protein sequence MKTIKEQRTESLLLELLSEALVQLSDNRINHLSITRVVCSKGKYNAEVFVLLDTQEKEEKKQLLRLLQKAEGILRDYVLSASGWFKCPKFAFKEDDSLVVTNNLDRIFAQINKQ, from the coding sequence ATGAAAACAATTAAAGAACAAAGAACTGAATCTTTGTTGCTAGAGCTTTTGAGTGAGGCTTTGGTGCAGTTAAGTGATAATCGTATTAATCATTTAAGTATTACACGAGTAGTTTGTTCAAAAGGAAAATATAATGCAGAAGTTTTTGTCTTATTGGACACGCAAGAAAAAGAAGAAAAAAAGCAGCTGTTGCGACTTTTGCAAAAAGCTGAGGGGATTTTACGCGATTATGTTTTGAGTGCAAGTGGTTGGTTTAAATGTCCAAAATTTGCTTTTAAAGAAGATGATAGCTTAGTAGTCACTAATAATTTAGATAGGATTTTTGCGCAGATTAACAAGCAGTGA
- a CDS encoding NAD(P)/FAD-dependent oxidoreductase gives MKKIVVLGAGYASLAFLKNLDLEALGDYEIFLISRYDYHYTSILLHEVVTGARRDARIYLTDILPHKIKIIQDEVLEIKEDKVLAKKQSYDYDYLVVGLGFQSDSFGIAGIKEYATPIVDFENALKLREKIYLQIEKYKKTKDCKDLKFVVCGGGFSGIETITSLAINLKKFCKEQGVDSTLLQFICIEAMPDILPMFSAKLVQKTKNFLKTENVELATGCKILRCEEGRVIVQRNDREEAIEAGLIIWTAGVKGNAVIENSSFFTSARSKVEVDAYLRPYNQENQDKMQNIYIIGDCAALKDAESGRFYPPTAQIAIKQGEYLAKAFKNRILGVGVEAFNYISEGTVCSLGEECAIGNVKGRDISGKIAIFIKRMIEKKWLYKILGIRGIFR, from the coding sequence ATGAAAAAGATTGTAGTTTTGGGTGCGGGTTATGCGAGTTTAGCATTTTTAAAAAATTTAGATTTAGAGGCTTTGGGGGATTATGAAATTTTTTTGATTAGTCGTTATGATTATCACTATACTAGCATTTTATTGCATGAGGTAGTAACAGGTGCAAGACGCGATGCAAGAATCTATCTCACAGATATTTTGCCTCATAAGATTAAAATAATTCAAGATGAAGTTTTAGAGATCAAAGAAGACAAGGTTCTTGCAAAAAAGCAAAGCTATGATTATGATTATTTAGTTGTTGGACTTGGATTTCAATCCGATAGCTTTGGAATTGCAGGAATCAAAGAGTATGCTACACCTATTGTGGATTTTGAAAATGCGTTAAAGTTGCGAGAAAAAATTTATTTACAGATTGAAAAATATAAAAAAACAAAGGATTGTAAAGATCTTAAATTTGTGGTGTGTGGTGGTGGATTTAGTGGGATTGAAACGATTACTTCTTTGGCTATTAATCTCAAAAAATTTTGTAAAGAACAAGGAGTGGATTCTACATTGCTGCAGTTTATATGTATTGAGGCAATGCCTGATATTCTTCCAATGTTTTCTGCAAAACTGGTGCAAAAAACAAAAAATTTTTTAAAAACAGAAAATGTGGAGTTGGCTACGGGGTGCAAGATTTTGCGTTGTGAAGAGGGGAGAGTAATTGTCCAAAGAAATGATAGAGAGGAGGCTATAGAGGCAGGATTAATTATTTGGACAGCTGGTGTGAAGGGGAATGCAGTGATTGAGAATTCTAGCTTTTTTACTTCAGCAAGAAGCAAGGTAGAAGTAGATGCTTATTTACGGCCTTATAATCAAGAAAATCAAGATAAAATGCAAAATATTTATATTATTGGAGATTGTGCTGCGTTAAAAGATGCAGAAAGTGGTAGATTTTATCCCCCTACCGCACAAATTGCTATCAAGCAAGGTGAATATCTTGCTAAAGCATTTAAAAATAGAATCTTAGGTGTTGGTGTGGAGGCTTTTAACTATATTTCTGAGGGGACAGTTTGTTCTTTAGGAGAAGAGTGTGCGATAGGAAATGTTAAAGGTAGGGATATAAGTGGTAAAATAGCAATTTTTATAAAAAGAATGATAGAGAAGAAATGGCTGTATAAGATTTTAGGAATCAGAGGGATTTTTAGATAA
- a CDS encoding ABC transporter permease — MSFFKIFALEFKAIFSNSTILLIVFGGSLMYVLLYPTPYKSDLIRDQKIAVVDLDQSMQSKELIFYVNSMPQNQVTQILDSEHQALESLTHNKIFGYLIIPKGFEKNLKKGVPAHLAYIANASYFSAYGAIVEGLNDAANALGQQIIIQTKILQNSTIHQKADLLQKTSIPLFNPSNGYLNYALAAILIFILHQTAIGGTMLLGAFQNKENNPTSYYRTQSFFKILFARLLIFGGIYILLFLLFFGFFFTLYDINIKANIVDFWCFALVFIFAMLSLGIFLGLFIKNTALPTQIVLISSLPIVFLLGFIWPSELIPNFLKSISALIPAYHGINGFLKLNQMSASLNQIMPQFFYLLFLGCFYSFCAIFYHSFYIRNKNLQ; from the coding sequence ATGAGTTTTTTTAAAATTTTTGCACTAGAGTTTAAAGCAATTTTTAGCAACTCTACGATTTTACTTATCGTTTTTGGTGGATCCTTGATGTATGTACTTTTATATCCTACACCATACAAAAGTGATCTTATTAGAGATCAAAAAATTGCTGTCGTAGATTTAGACCAGAGCATGCAAAGTAAAGAATTGATTTTTTATGTAAATTCTATGCCTCAAAATCAAGTCACGCAAATTTTAGATTCTGAACATCAAGCCTTAGAATCTCTAACACATAATAAAATTTTTGGCTATCTTATTATTCCAAAGGGTTTTGAAAAAAATCTCAAAAAAGGAGTGCCTGCACATCTTGCCTATATAGCAAATGCCTCATATTTTTCTGCATATGGTGCAATTGTAGAAGGGCTAAATGATGCAGCAAATGCGCTAGGCCAACAAATTATCATTCAAACCAAAATCTTACAAAACTCTACCATACACCAAAAAGCTGATCTGTTGCAAAAAACAAGCATTCCTCTTTTTAACCCCTCAAATGGCTATCTGAATTATGCCTTAGCAGCAATTTTGATTTTTATTTTACACCAAACTGCTATTGGTGGAACTATGCTTCTTGGTGCCTTTCAAAATAAAGAAAATAATCCTACAAGTTATTATCGCACACAGAGTTTTTTTAAAATTCTTTTTGCTCGACTGTTGATTTTTGGTGGAATTTACATTCTGCTTTTTCTCTTATTTTTTGGTTTCTTCTTCACACTTTATGATATTAATATCAAAGCAAATATAGTTGATTTCTGGTGTTTTGCACTAGTTTTTATTTTTGCCATGCTTTCTCTAGGAATTTTTTTGGGATTATTTATCAAAAATACTGCACTACCTACACAAATTGTTTTAATCTCATCTCTACCTATTGTATTTTTACTAGGTTTTATTTGGCCAAGTGAGCTTATTCCTAATTTTTTAAAATCTATCAGTGCACTTATACCCGCGTATCATGGAATCAATGGCTTTTTAAAACTCAATCAAATGAGCGCTAGTCTCAACCAAATTATGCCACAATTTTTCTATCTACTTTTCTTAGGCTGTTTTTATAGTTTTTGTGCAATCTTTTATCATTCTTTTTATATTAGAAATAAAAATCTGCAATAA
- a CDS encoding TolC family protein: MLTTPPLVHAENQNLSFKQAWEYVLKNHNGIKAEELGVEKSQKLSLASKLTFLPNIDITATYIHLSEPVHLNLAPISNVLPQINLINQDIIIGSLNIIYPLYTGGKRWHGVNIAKLQEKDAKEALRLKKLATFEELAKIYYGVWLQQEIYFTLQEMQKSAQIHYNNALKLQKAGQIAKIEVLGAQVALDKSKNKSKEAKNKLEISQIALNTALNLKNTHPTSNIEVKRPKKYEDFFVQKTLNSYPILKSLDQKISIASEARKIEIAKLFPDVALMGSYFMDNNFLLHNQSLPSWYIGITARLPLVSAGGKIPQIQAAKIVEMQLDKTKAQAIKDMEVLARSTYKEVIFAQEEYWSLESSIKLAQENLKLQEVAFNQGLATSIQVIDARNMLSNTLIEQKTIAYKYVILLSKLMALSDNIAMFYELQQ, from the coding sequence TTGCTAACAACACCTCCACTCGTTCATGCAGAAAATCAAAACCTAAGTTTTAAACAAGCATGGGAATATGTGTTAAAAAATCATAATGGAATCAAAGCTGAAGAGCTAGGTGTAGAAAAAAGCCAAAAGCTCTCTCTTGCCTCCAAACTCACATTTTTACCAAATATTGATATCACTGCAACCTATATCCATCTTTCTGAACCTGTCCATCTCAACCTTGCGCCAATAAGCAATGTATTACCACAAATTAATCTAATCAATCAAGATATAATAATTGGTTCACTAAATATTATTTATCCACTTTATACAGGAGGGAAAAGATGGCATGGAGTAAATATTGCAAAACTTCAAGAAAAAGATGCAAAAGAGGCATTGCGACTCAAAAAACTAGCCACCTTTGAAGAATTAGCAAAAATTTATTATGGTGTTTGGCTACAGCAAGAAATTTATTTTACCTTGCAAGAAATGCAAAAAAGCGCACAAATCCACTACAATAATGCATTAAAATTGCAAAAAGCTGGGCAGATTGCAAAAATTGAAGTTTTGGGTGCACAAGTAGCATTAGATAAAAGCAAAAATAAAAGCAAAGAAGCAAAAAACAAACTTGAAATTTCGCAAATTGCACTTAATACTGCCTTAAATTTAAAAAATACACATCCTACTTCAAATATAGAAGTCAAAAGACCAAAAAAATATGAAGATTTTTTTGTGCAAAAAACGCTAAATTCCTATCCAATTTTAAAAAGTTTAGATCAAAAAATCTCGATTGCTAGTGAAGCAAGAAAAATAGAAATTGCCAAACTTTTCCCTGATGTTGCTTTGATGGGATCATATTTTATGGACAATAATTTTTTATTACATAATCAATCCTTGCCTTCTTGGTATATAGGCATCACAGCACGATTACCTCTTGTAAGTGCAGGAGGTAAGATTCCTCAAATCCAAGCAGCAAAGATCGTAGAAATGCAACTAGATAAAACCAAGGCCCAAGCCATAAAAGATATGGAAGTTTTAGCAAGAAGTACCTATAAGGAAGTAATTTTTGCACAAGAGGAATATTGGAGTTTAGAATCTAGCATCAAACTTGCGCAAGAAAATCTAAAATTACAAGAGGTTGCATTTAATCAAGGTCTAGCAACAAGCATACAAGTTATTGATGCAAGGAATATGCTCTCAAACACTCTTATTGAACAAAAAACCATTGCATATAAATATGTGATTTTACTCTCAAAACTTATGGCACTTAGTGACAATATTGCCATGTTTTATGAATTACAACAATAA